One genomic region from Gammaproteobacteria bacterium encodes:
- a CDS encoding alpha/beta hydrolase, whose product MSNARQRRYVLTPELADFVARTAAYSANEDNLAAQRAAYRRMCRAFTPERPADLVVTDLNLTDERRIVSVRRYLPSMPAPRGGWPCVLYLHGGGWVLGDLDTHDFMTAALAHTLQAAVIAVDYRLAPEHPFPAAFDDSLTAWRALQTNSAELGIDGRRVAVVGDSAGGNLAAALCLAVRETGGLTPCGQALIYPVLVGEPTLPARCEHVDAPMLSARDMANFIDLYLPDADCRRDPRAMPLAADRFDRLPPAFVAVAEFDLLCDDGVEYVRCLREAGVSSELYFGAGLVHGCMRARYFVPAVDQLYDALVAALNRFFAAIP is encoded by the coding sequence GTGAGTAACGCCAGGCAACGGCGTTACGTACTGACGCCGGAGCTCGCGGATTTCGTTGCGCGCACCGCTGCCTATAGTGCGAACGAGGACAACCTTGCTGCGCAGCGTGCCGCGTATCGCCGCATGTGTCGTGCATTCACGCCTGAGCGTCCGGCGGATCTAGTTGTTACTGACCTAAACCTCACTGATGAACGACGCATCGTGTCGGTGCGTCGTTATCTGCCATCAATGCCGGCACCGCGTGGCGGTTGGCCATGCGTGTTGTATTTGCATGGCGGCGGTTGGGTACTCGGTGATTTGGACACGCACGATTTTATGACTGCCGCGCTGGCGCACACGTTGCAGGCTGCTGTGATCGCCGTCGATTACCGTTTGGCGCCGGAACATCCGTTTCCCGCAGCATTCGATGACAGTTTGACCGCATGGCGTGCGTTACAAACGAATAGTGCGGAGTTGGGTATCGACGGCCGCCGTGTCGCGGTGGTCGGTGATAGCGCCGGCGGTAATCTTGCTGCTGCCTTGTGTTTAGCAGTGCGCGAGACCGGTGGGTTGACACCGTGTGGCCAGGCGCTGATTTACCCAGTGCTCGTCGGCGAACCGACGCTTCCTGCACGTTGCGAACATGTCGATGCGCCAATGCTTAGTGCGCGCGATATGGCTAACTTCATCGATCTTTATTTACCTGATGCTGACTGTCGCCGCGACCCGCGTGCTATGCCGTTGGCGGCCGATCGCTTCGACCGATTGCCGCCGGCGTTCGTGGCCGTGGCCGAATTCGATCTGTTATGCGATGACGGTGTTGAGTATGTACGTTGTTTACGTGAGGCAGGGGTGTCTAGCGAGCTATATTTCGGGGCTGGGTTAGTGCACGGGTGCATGCGCGCTCGCTATTTCGTCCCCGCGGTAGACCAGCTGTACGATGCGTTAGTTGCCGCTCTAAATCGCTTCTTCGCTGCTATACCTTAA
- a CDS encoding GlxA family transcriptional regulator: MSAPEVFGFLLAPRFSMRALMSATEPLRVANRLSQRELYRCQLISRDGAPVTASNHMTLASDHAIGHPAIYTKMVVCAGFDPEANYDRRTDQWLRNLAHEGVALGAVDTGSFFLAWSGLLDGYQATTHWEGLDSLREQFPKINVAPGVFVVDRSRFTCAGGTAAIDMMLHLIRAEHGHRLAAAVAEQLIHSRIRDPQERQRMDPHLRQGVVCSGLARAIELMENCLEEPLDMESLCHAAGVSRRQLERMFHRHFRVTPRRYYLDLRLQRARSLLQYTNRSIVEISVACGFGSATHFSRSYHDWAGKPPTAERLLRETEITPSLR, from the coding sequence ATGTCTGCTCCTGAAGTTTTCGGATTCTTGCTGGCGCCCCGATTTTCCATGAGGGCTTTGATGTCGGCGACGGAACCGCTACGGGTTGCCAATCGTTTGTCGCAGCGGGAACTTTACCGCTGCCAGCTCATTTCGCGTGACGGCGCTCCCGTCACCGCGAGTAATCATATGACGTTAGCGTCCGATCATGCGATCGGACACCCGGCCATATATACCAAGATGGTGGTGTGCGCCGGCTTCGACCCGGAAGCGAATTACGATCGACGCACGGATCAGTGGCTGCGAAATCTAGCGCACGAGGGCGTCGCTCTCGGTGCCGTCGACACCGGTAGTTTTTTTTTGGCGTGGTCCGGTCTGCTCGATGGTTATCAGGCGACGACGCATTGGGAAGGCCTGGATAGCTTGCGCGAGCAGTTTCCCAAGATAAACGTGGCGCCCGGCGTGTTCGTCGTCGATCGTTCGCGGTTTACTTGCGCCGGCGGCACTGCCGCGATCGACATGATGTTGCATCTGATTCGCGCCGAGCACGGCCATCGTCTCGCCGCCGCCGTTGCCGAGCAGCTTATTCATTCACGTATCCGCGATCCCCAAGAACGGCAACGCATGGACCCGCATCTGCGCCAAGGCGTCGTTTGCTCGGGCCTCGCACGCGCGATCGAGCTGATGGAGAACTGTCTCGAAGAGCCGCTGGACATGGAGAGCTTGTGTCATGCCGCCGGTGTTTCGCGTCGACAACTGGAACGGATGTTTCATCGGCACTTCCGCGTGACACCACGACGTTACTATTTGGATTTACGGTTACAGCGCGCACGTTCGTTGCTGCAATACACCAACCGTTCCATCGTCGAGATCTCGGTCGCCTGCGGTTTCGGATCGGCGACGCATTTTTCGCGCTCGTATCATGACTGGGCCGGCAAGCCGCCGACCGCCGAGCGACTGCTGAGAGAGACCGAGATTACGCCGTCGCTGCGCTGA
- a CDS encoding L-carnitine dehydrogenase produces MAVITNIKTFAALGVGVIGSGWVSRALANGLDVVAWDPGAGAEKQLRANVANAWPALERVGLKPGASPSRLKFVATVEECVKDADFIQESAPERLDLKKKIHAQISAAAKPNAIIGSSTSGLLPSEFYADAKHPERCVVGHPFNPVYLLPLVEVLGGNKTAPETVEAAMQIYADLGMRPLKVRKEIPGFIADRLLEALWREALHLVNEGVATTGEIDDAVRFGAGIRWSFMGTFQVYTLAGGEAGMRHFMQQFGPALELPWTKLIAPKLTDKLIDDVVDGTKVQQGERSIKELERYRDDAIISVIEAVKGAKSRHGFKFED; encoded by the coding sequence ATGGCTGTCATCACCAATATCAAAACCTTCGCCGCCCTCGGCGTCGGCGTTATCGGCAGTGGCTGGGTATCGCGCGCGCTGGCCAACGGTTTGGACGTCGTTGCTTGGGATCCGGGCGCAGGTGCTGAAAAGCAACTGCGCGCCAACGTTGCCAATGCGTGGCCTGCGCTCGAACGCGTCGGCCTGAAGCCGGGTGCGTCGCCGTCGCGCTTGAAGTTCGTCGCGACCGTGGAAGAGTGCGTGAAGGACGCCGACTTCATTCAAGAAAGCGCGCCGGAACGTCTCGACCTCAAGAAAAAAATCCACGCGCAGATCAGCGCCGCCGCCAAGCCGAACGCCATCATCGGTTCGTCGACCTCCGGCCTGTTGCCGTCCGAGTTCTACGCCGATGCGAAGCACCCGGAGCGTTGCGTCGTTGGTCATCCGTTCAATCCGGTTTATCTGTTGCCGTTGGTTGAAGTGCTCGGTGGCAACAAGACCGCGCCCGAAACCGTCGAAGCGGCGATGCAGATCTACGCCGACCTCGGCATGCGTCCGCTGAAGGTTCGCAAAGAAATCCCCGGCTTCATCGCCGATCGTTTGCTCGAAGCGCTCTGGCGCGAAGCACTTCACTTGGTCAACGAAGGCGTTGCCACCACCGGTGAGATCGACGATGCCGTTCGCTTTGGCGCCGGCATTCGCTGGTCGTTCATGGGTACGTTCCAGGTTTACACCCTCGCTGGTGGCGAAGCTGGCATGCGTCACTTCATGCAACAGTTCGGACCGGCGCTCGAGTTGCCGTGGACCAAGCTGATCGCGCCGAAGTTAACCGACAAGCTGATCGACGACGTCGTCGACGGCACAAAGGTGCAGCAAGGCGAGCGTTCGATCAAAGAGCTGGAGCGTTACCGCGATGACGCCATCATCAGCGTAATCGAAGCAGTGAAGGGTGCGAAGTCGCGCCACGGCTTTAAGTTCGAGGATTAA
- a CDS encoding 3-keto-5-aminohexanoate cleavage protein has translation MNHEVIVTCAVTGAGDTVGRHPAIPITPKQIADAAIEAAKAGATVVHCHVRNPENGKPSRDVNLYREVVDRIRSSGVDMILNLTAGMGGDLEIGKGEEPMNFGKGTDLVGGLTRLVHVEALLPDICTLDCGTLNFGDGDYIYVSTPAQLRAGAKKIQELGVKPELEVFDTGHLWFAKQLLKEGLLDSNPLFQICLGIPWGAPADTTTMKAFVDNMPEGATWAGFGIGRMQMPMVAQAILLGGNVRVGLEDNLFLDKGVYASNGSLTERACEIITRLGAKPLTPEEGRKKLNLKKRTK, from the coding sequence ATGAATCATGAAGTTATCGTCACGTGTGCAGTTACCGGAGCGGGTGACACCGTCGGTAGACATCCGGCCATTCCCATCACCCCGAAGCAGATCGCTGACGCCGCTATCGAGGCCGCCAAGGCCGGCGCCACCGTGGTGCACTGCCATGTGCGTAACCCGGAAAACGGCAAGCCTAGCCGCGATGTGAACCTCTATCGCGAAGTGGTCGACCGCATTCGTTCGTCCGGCGTCGATATGATCCTGAACCTGACTGCTGGCATGGGCGGCGATCTCGAAATCGGTAAAGGCGAAGAGCCAATGAACTTCGGCAAGGGCACCGACCTCGTCGGCGGCCTGACCCGCTTGGTGCACGTCGAAGCACTGCTACCGGATATCTGTACGCTCGATTGTGGCACGCTCAACTTCGGTGACGGCGATTACATCTACGTATCGACTCCGGCGCAATTGCGTGCCGGCGCCAAGAAGATCCAAGAGCTCGGTGTGAAGCCGGAGCTCGAAGTGTTCGACACCGGCCACCTGTGGTTCGCCAAGCAGTTGCTCAAAGAAGGCCTGCTCGATTCGAACCCGCTGTTCCAAATCTGCCTCGGCATTCCCTGGGGCGCACCGGCCGACACGACAACGATGAAAGCGTTCGTCGACAATATGCCGGAAGGCGCGACCTGGGCCGGCTTCGGTATCGGCCGCATGCAGATGCCGATGGTGGCGCAAGCGATTCTCCTCGGCGGCAACGTTCGCGTCGGTCTCGAAGACAATCTCTTCCTCGACAAAGGCGTGTACGCCAGCAACGGTTCGTTGACCGAGCGTGCTTGCGAGATCATCACCCGCCTCGGTGCCAAGCCGCTGACGCCGGAAGAAGGCCGCAAGAAGCTCAACCTCAAGAAGCGCACGAAGTAA
- a CDS encoding GlxA family transcriptional regulator, whose product MVESVSSSTKFRFGFLALPNYSMIALSCAIEALRMTNRVVGRDAYSWAILSLDGQHISASNGLSMGPVQPLESAGPLDILFVCGGVNVRDAVTPTLLRALRQMAQQRMTLGSLCTGGYALAKAGLLDNYRTAIHWENMSALREEFPRVIFTPQLFSIDRDRYTCSGGVAPLDMMLNIINRQFGSDVAPRISEQFILERIRTNRDRQHIPLRAQIGVCHQTLLKSAAMMEANIEEPLSLDELASAIGVSRRQLERVFKRHLNCVPTKYYLELRLRRSRELLLQTAMSVMDVAIACGFRSPPHFSKCYRSLFGYPPSVERQMNRSMQM is encoded by the coding sequence ATGGTTGAGTCGGTAAGTTCTTCGACGAAGTTTCGGTTTGGTTTTCTTGCTCTGCCAAACTATTCCATGATCGCCCTATCTTGCGCTATCGAGGCGCTGCGCATGACCAACCGCGTCGTTGGCCGAGACGCGTATAGCTGGGCGATTCTCAGTCTCGATGGTCAACACATTAGCGCGAGTAACGGGCTTTCGATGGGGCCAGTGCAACCGCTCGAGAGCGCTGGACCGTTAGATATCCTATTCGTTTGCGGCGGCGTCAACGTTCGCGATGCGGTCACGCCGACGTTATTGCGGGCGTTGCGACAAATGGCGCAGCAGCGCATGACGCTCGGCTCGCTCTGTACCGGCGGCTACGCCTTGGCCAAGGCCGGTCTGCTCGACAATTATCGAACGGCGATCCATTGGGAAAACATGTCGGCCTTGCGCGAAGAATTTCCGCGGGTCATTTTCACACCGCAGCTCTTTTCAATCGATCGCGACCGCTACACTTGTTCCGGCGGCGTCGCACCACTCGACATGATGTTGAATATCATCAATCGCCAATTCGGCAGCGATGTTGCACCGCGCATTTCCGAGCAATTTATTCTCGAGCGCATTCGTACCAATCGGGATCGGCAGCATATTCCGCTGCGTGCGCAGATCGGCGTGTGTCACCAGACGTTGCTGAAGTCGGCGGCAATGATGGAGGCGAACATCGAAGAGCCGTTGTCGCTGGATGAATTAGCGTCTGCGATCGGTGTCTCGCGACGCCAGCTTGAGCGCGTATTTAAACGGCATCTGAATTGCGTTCCGACCAAATATTATCTGGAACTGCGACTGCGCCGCTCGCGTGAGCTGTTATTGCAGACAGCCATGTCGGTAATGGACGTCGCAATCGCTTGTGGTTTCCGGTCGCCACCGCATTTTTCTAAGTGTTACCGCAGCCTTTTTGGCTACCCACCGAGCGTCGAGCGGCAGATGAATCGCTCGATGCAGATGTAG
- a CDS encoding GlxA family transcriptional regulator has translation MSTPLLDTAPEQIHFLLLPKFSMLGFASALEPLRVANRFRGPLYQWHIVSTDGQAVPASDGISIMADRSIGDVKSASRVFVVAGFDPLDYYTTPIAAWLRRLDKFGTTLGAIDTGCFVLAEAGLLNREPITLHWEAIPPFRERYPSVTVTQELFEITARRITCAGGTAAIDMMLDLISRKHGSELAIQVSEQFVQGRIRDQSDHQRMQVAARYDVHNKKIAQIITMMEGRTEAPLSSNELADAIGVTCRQLERLFRIHLHTTPSNFYLGLRLDHARQLLQQTDMSVVEVGVACGFGSASYFSRAYRARFGVTPSHDRSKLRATAGAKRSSMIRKPRAAKRA, from the coding sequence ATGAGCACCCCGTTGCTAGACACTGCCCCTGAGCAGATTCATTTTCTGTTATTGCCCAAATTTTCGATGCTGGGCTTCGCCTCCGCATTGGAACCGCTGCGGGTCGCCAACCGTTTTCGCGGTCCGCTGTATCAATGGCATATCGTCAGCACGGATGGGCAGGCAGTGCCAGCCAGCGACGGTATTTCTATTATGGCCGACCGATCGATCGGCGATGTGAAGTCGGCGAGCCGCGTATTCGTCGTCGCCGGCTTCGATCCGCTCGACTACTACACGACACCGATCGCCGCTTGGTTACGGCGGCTCGACAAATTCGGCACCACACTCGGCGCCATCGACACCGGCTGTTTTGTACTGGCCGAGGCCGGGTTACTAAACCGCGAACCGATCACGTTGCATTGGGAAGCGATTCCGCCTTTCCGCGAACGTTACCCGAGCGTCACCGTCACCCAAGAACTGTTCGAGATCACCGCGCGCCGCATCACCTGTGCCGGCGGCACTGCTGCTATCGATATGATGCTCGATCTCATTTCGCGCAAGCACGGCAGTGAGCTAGCGATCCAAGTGTCGGAACAATTCGTCCAGGGTCGTATTCGCGATCAATCCGATCATCAACGCATGCAAGTCGCCGCGCGCTACGATGTTCACAACAAGAAGATTGCGCAGATTATTACGATGATGGAGGGCCGTACCGAGGCGCCGCTGTCATCCAACGAGCTGGCCGATGCGATCGGCGTCACTTGTCGCCAGTTGGAGCGGCTGTTTCGCATCCATCTGCATACGACACCGTCGAACTTCTATTTGGGATTGCGACTCGATCACGCGCGCCAGCTGTTACAGCAGACGGATATGAGCGTGGTTGAAGTAGGTGTTGCCTGCGGCTTTGGATCGGCTTCTTATTTTTCGCGCGCTTATCGCGCTCGCTTTGGTGTTACGCCAAGCCATGACCGCTCGAAACTGCGTGCAACAGCAGGCGCCAAACGCTCATCGATGATCCGCAAACCGCGCGCCGCTAAGCGCGCGTAA
- a CDS encoding ABC transporter substrate-binding protein: MRDWEDLKATLIAGSISRRDFLRRATALGISSMVAGGMLSNVAQAATATPKKGGNLILGLHGGGAGDSLDPASYTATFMQVMGQQLMNTLLEVDVTEPNTRPSLRPALAESVEGKPGAKEWVVKLRKGVQFHNGKTMTPADVVYSLNHHRGADSKSGAKAYLATVTDIKATGPNEVTITLDSGNADLPYILSDFHLLITPEGADFSKAIGTGPYVLENFEPGVRLTAKKFKDHFRADRGFVESLEALAISDTTARINALVSGSAHIINRVDPKLAQQLASNKNTQLFEVAGGAHYTLPMRCDTAPFNNKDVRLALKYAIDRESILKRVLFGHGKVGNDNPVPAHDPFFASAIPQRPYDPEKAKFHMKKSGYSGPVVLSISDAAFTGALDTAQIFQDSAKKAGIDLQLDRVPADGYWDNIWMKKPFSGSYWEGRATADLMLSVAYKSDAAWNESFWKRADFDKLLTAARVELNQSKRKQMYQDLQAMVVDDGGELIPMFNNTIDAGSAKVKGFVPSPSFQMSSGLAPQKVWLDV; this comes from the coding sequence ATGCGTGACTGGGAAGATCTCAAGGCAACTCTTATCGCTGGCAGCATCAGCCGACGCGATTTCCTGCGGCGGGCAACCGCCCTCGGTATCTCGTCGATGGTTGCCGGCGGTATGTTATCCAATGTAGCTCAAGCGGCTACGGCCACGCCGAAGAAGGGTGGAAACCTCATCCTCGGCCTGCACGGCGGCGGCGCCGGCGACAGTTTAGATCCAGCCTCTTACACCGCGACTTTTATGCAGGTGATGGGGCAACAGCTTATGAACACACTGCTCGAAGTTGATGTTACCGAGCCGAACACTCGTCCGTCGCTCCGTCCGGCGTTGGCCGAGAGCGTGGAAGGTAAGCCGGGTGCGAAAGAATGGGTGGTCAAACTGCGCAAGGGCGTTCAATTCCACAACGGCAAGACGATGACGCCGGCGGACGTGGTCTATTCGCTCAATCATCATCGCGGTGCCGATTCGAAGTCGGGCGCTAAGGCCTATCTGGCCACCGTGACCGACATCAAGGCCACCGGTCCGAACGAAGTCACTATTACGCTCGACAGCGGTAACGCCGATCTGCCGTACATCCTGTCGGATTTCCACCTGTTGATCACGCCGGAAGGCGCCGACTTCAGCAAAGCTATCGGCACCGGCCCGTACGTGTTGGAGAACTTCGAGCCGGGCGTACGTCTGACCGCGAAGAAATTCAAGGACCACTTCCGTGCCGACCGCGGCTTTGTCGAGTCGCTCGAAGCGCTCGCCATTAGCGACACGACGGCGCGCATCAACGCCTTGGTCAGCGGTTCGGCGCACATCATCAACCGCGTCGATCCGAAATTGGCCCAACAGTTGGCAAGCAACAAGAACACGCAGTTGTTCGAAGTTGCCGGCGGCGCGCACTACACATTGCCGATGCGCTGCGATACCGCGCCGTTCAATAACAAAGATGTGCGGTTGGCGCTCAAATATGCCATCGACCGCGAATCGATCCTTAAGCGCGTGTTGTTCGGTCACGGCAAGGTCGGCAACGACAATCCGGTGCCGGCGCATGATCCATTCTTCGCATCGGCCATCCCGCAACGTCCGTACGATCCGGAGAAGGCTAAGTTCCACATGAAGAAGTCGGGTTACAGCGGCCCAGTGGTGCTCAGCATCTCCGACGCTGCCTTTACCGGCGCCTTGGACACTGCCCAGATCTTCCAGGACAGCGCCAAGAAAGCGGGTATCGACCTGCAGCTCGACCGCGTACCGGCCGACGGTTATTGGGACAACATCTGGATGAAGAAGCCGTTCTCCGGTTCCTACTGGGAAGGCCGTGCGACCGCCGACCTTATGTTGTCGGTGGCCTACAAGTCCGATGCCGCCTGGAACGAATCGTTCTGGAAACGCGCTGACTTCGACAAGCTGCTGACGGCAGCGCGTGTTGAGCTCAACCAATCCAAGCGTAAGCAGATGTATCAAGATCTGCAGGCGATGGTGGTCGATGATGGCGGTGAGCTCATCCCGATGTTTAATAACACCATCGATGCTGGTTCGGCCAAGGTGAAGGGCTTTGTTCCGTCGCCGTCGTTCCAGATGTCGAGTGGACTTGCGCCGCAGAAGGTTTGGTTAGACGTCTAA